A single Dermacentor albipictus isolate Rhodes 1998 colony chromosome 3, USDA_Dalb.pri_finalv2, whole genome shotgun sequence DNA region contains:
- the LOC139057446 gene encoding transcription termination factor 3, mitochondrial-like — MASAACRTWLASSRCLRGRGVVVKRAHLSSFKTPEGAVKFCSTHITSKDDATASKEPLDSIGGPEYFKSLYYSLHETSTHSTPSQVKPARDESPGAAVFQIPNIAGLDSDDLSTLQNEIAREPKLDALSTNIDAEFLDEMGPALPKAFNLAAYANKSATVQRFVQLGVDLSVLEKKGLGQEIIELDFEKDVEPVIQFLISHGVPAERLGWWFTKNPYLFKQPLENLQVRIDYLLSKRFSQEAVTRILSNAPRFLAYRVKDIDQRLGFLQRVLSLSGAEVRHIVTRFPKLPTCKLFGIERNAFSIKEEMGFTMAEMKQMIMVCPKLLISNHDKIVGAFTYLHKEAGLSHAQLMQFPSILRTRECIYKPRHQFLVKLGRAQFDAKEPNYVSLKALVSGTDAVFCENVAKTSVDKYNEFLKTL, encoded by the exons ATGGCGTCTGCGGCCTGTCGGACATGGCTCGCATCTTCGCGATGCCTGCGCGGTCGCGGAGTCGTCGTAAAACGGGCGCATCTCTCCTCTTTTAAAACCCCTGAAGGAGCTGTGAAATTTTGCTCTAC TCACATCACCAGCAAAGATGATGCCACAGCATCGAAAGAACCACTTGACAGTATTGGGGGCCCTGAATACTTCAAGTCACTGTATTATTCATTGCACGAAACATCGACACACTCAACACCTTCTCAAGTCAAACCTGCTAGAGACGAGAGCCCAGGAGCTGCTGTCTTTCAGATCCCCAATATTGCTGGACTGGACAGTGACGACCTCAGCACACTGCAAAATGAAATTGCCCGTGAACCAAAGCTGGATGCACTGTCAACAAACATTGATGCAGAGTTTCTTGATGAGATGGGACCTGCTCTTCCAAAGGCTTTTAATCTGGCTGCATATGCCAACAAGTCCGCTACAGTGCAGCGGTTTGTGCAACTTGGTGTTGACTTGTCAGTGTTGGAAAAGAAAGGCCTTGGGCAGGAGATAATCGAACTTGATTTTGAAAAGGATGTGGAGCCAGTGATTCAGTTCCTCATATCACATGGTGTGCCAGCTGAGCGACTTGGTTGGTGGTTCACTAAAAATCCGTATCTGTTTAAG CAACCTCTGGAGAACCTTCAGGTGCGAATCGATTACCTGCTGTCGAAGCGCTTCTCGCAAGAGGCTGTGACACGCATTCTGAGCAATGCACCACGGTTCCTTGCCTACCGTGTGAAGGACATTGACCAACGCCTGGGCTTCCTGCAACGTGTTCTATCACTGTCTGGTGCTGAGGTGCGCCATATCGTTACACGGTTTCCCAAGCTGCCAACGTGCAAGTTATTTGGAATCGAG CGCAACGCCTTTTCAATAAAGGAGGAGATGGGATTCACCATGGCTGAAATGAAGCAGATGATCATGGTTTGCCCAAAGCTCCTCATAAGCA ATCATGACAAAATTGTTGGTGCCTTCACCTACCTTCATAAAGAAGCAGGCCTGAGCCATGCACAGCTGATGCAATTTCCGTCCATCTTACGTACACGCGAATGCATCTACAAGCCTCGTCACCAATTCCTCGTCAAGCTAGGCCGAGCACAGTTCGACGCAAAGGAGCCCAACTACGTCTCTCTGAAGGCCTTAGTTTCTGGTACTGATGCTGTGTTCTGTGAAAATGTTGCCAAAACATCTGTGGACAAGTACAATGAGTTTCTAAAGACACTGTGA